One window from the genome of Sardina pilchardus chromosome 12, fSarPil1.1, whole genome shotgun sequence encodes:
- the LOC134098256 gene encoding GTPase IMAP family member 4-like, which yields MVDKPHLRIVLVGKTGVGKSAAGNTILQKKQTFISKLSTSSLTTQCQKDTGVFEGQTLEVVDTPGLFDTRVTENRDNVKKEIAKCVALAAPGPHVFLVVLQLGRFTAEEQDAVKIIQTLFGKESAKYTMVLFTNGDALEEEALKVEDLISDSSPLGCIIRQCCGYQVFNNKAKDLSQVRDLLGKINLLVQRNGGTYYTNEMLKDAERAIKEEMAQNKKTREEAEQDNSFTRRFRQKIMDACTIL from the exons Atggttgaca AGCCACATCTCAGGATTGTGCTTGTTGGGAAAACTGGAGTTGGCAAGAGTGCAGCAGGAAACACTATCTTACAGAAAAAGCAAACTTTTATATCTAAGCTGTCTACTTCCTCACTGACAACACAGTGTCAAAAGGATACAGGAGTGTTTGAGGGTCAAACACTGGAAGTAGTTGATACTCCTGGTCTGTTTGACACCAGAGTAACTGAAAACCGAGACAATGTGAAGAAAGAGATTGCCAAATGTGTCGCATTAGCCGCTCCTGGTCCTCATGTGTTCCTGGTTGTGCTCCAGCTGGGCAGATTCACTGCCGAAGAACAAGACGCTGTGAAAATCATTCAGACCCTGTTTGGTAAGGAATCAGCCAAGTACACCATGGTCCTGTTCACCAATGGAGATGCTCTGGAGGAAGAGGCCCTCAAAGTAGAGGACTTAATTAGTGACAGTTCACCTCTTGGTTGTATCATAAGACAGTGCTGTGGATATCAAGTGTTTAACAACAAAGCCAAAGACCTCTCTCAGGTCAGGGATCTGCTGGGGAAGATCAACCTATTGGTTCAGAGAAATGGAGGCACCTACTACACCAATGAAATGCTGAAGGATGCTGAAAGAGCCATAAAAGAAGAAATGGCgcagaacaaaaaaacaagagaagAGGCAGAGCAAGACAACTCGTTTACTCGTCGATTTCGTCAAAAAATTATGGATGCATGCACTATATTGTAA